The following are from one region of the Entelurus aequoreus isolate RoL-2023_Sb linkage group LG17, RoL_Eaeq_v1.1, whole genome shotgun sequence genome:
- the LOC133632613 gene encoding zinc finger protein 37-like, giving the protein MCNVQMLRVLVNQRLNEAVEEIFVVLERTIAEYEDELSRTKEEKERQRQLLDAVFKKLPRTDGFEGNLPEQQEWSTRMEQEEAQPAQTKGDEEYPQPPYLKEDIKEPQLIHIEEEDEEPLPQHIKEEGEEPQHPHIKEKEDEVPDSPMSKRKSHSKSTLRIKRMSHKPPQNKEEEEHSISQDGEHLEGLEEVDVTKMPLTVVIVKSEDDEGEGEEKGEVEPPTPHMTTEADGDHCGGSQADKLFAPLSDSDDITSHSPDTDDEDSKADMTRHTDNKHLKCSCCDKTFKYPCHLKTHMRTHTGEKPFLCSVCSKSFARKQLLKLHMRLHTGEKTLLCSVCSKRFPTKQSLRLHMRMHTGEKPFVCSVCNKRFTQKGNLMRHENTHRRESVELQCV; this is encoded by the exons ATGTGTAATGTACAAATGTTGAGAGTGTTGGTGAATCAGCGACTAAATGAGGCTGTggaagaaatatttgtagtgttggaaagaacgatagcagagtacgaagATGAACTTTCccgaacaaaagaggagaaggagcgacaacgtcaactactggacgctgttttcaagaagctgccgagaacag ACGGCTTTGAAGGAAATCTTCCTGAGCAGCAGGAGTGGTCTACCAGGATGGAGCAGGAAGAGGCACAGCCAGCGCAAACTAAGGGGGATGAGGAGTACCCACAACCCCCTTACCTTAAAGAGGACATTAAGGAGCCACAGCTCATTCACATTGAAGAGGAAGATGAGGAGCCACTGCCCCAGCATAttaaggaggaaggggaggagccACAGCACCCTCACATTAAAGAGAAGGAAGATGAGGTGCCAGATTCCCCCATGTCAAAGAGAAAAAGTCACAGCAAATCTACCTTAAGAATTAAGAGGATGAGCCACAAACCCCCTCAAAAtaaagaagaggaggaacacagcatcagtcaagacggagagcatcttgaaggactggaggaggttgatgtcaccaagatgccattGACCGTTGtcattgtgaagagtgaagatgatgagggtgAAGGTGAGGAGAAGGGAGAGGTGGAGCCTCCAACtccacacatgacaacagaagctgatggagaccactgtggaggatcacaagcagacaagctcttcgctccactatcagatagtgatgacataacgtcacactctcctgacactgatgatgaagactctaaagctgACATGACACGTCatactgacaacaaacacttgaAATGCTCTTGCTGTGACAAAACGTTTAAATACCCATGTCatctgaaaacacacatgagaacgcacactggagaaaaaccattcctGTGCTCAGTTTGCAGCAAAAGCTTCGCACGAAAGCAACTTTTGAAATTACACATGAGACTGCACACTGGTGAAAAAACCTTATTGTGCTCAGTTTGTAGTAAAAGATTCCCTACAAAGCAAAGTTTGAGATTACACATGAgaatgcacactggagaaaaaccattcgtGTGTTCAGTTTGTAATAAGAGATTCACTCAGAAAGGAAATTTGATGAGACACGAGAATACACATCgcagagaaagtgttgagttgcagtgtgtgtga
- the LOC133632612 gene encoding oocyte zinc finger protein XlCOF8.4-like, translating to MCNVQMLRVLVNQRLNEAVEEIFVVLERTIAEYEDELSRTKEEKERQRQLLDAVFKKLPRTDGFEENLPEQQEWSTRMEQEEAQPAHTKGDEEYAKPPYLKGDIKEPQLIHIEEEDEEPLPQHVKEEGEEPQHPHIKEEVPDSPMSKRKSHSPSTLKIKRMSHKPPQNKEEEEHSISQDGEHLEGLEEVDVTKMPLTVVIVKSEDDEGEGEEKGEVEPPTPHMTTEADGDHCGGSQADKLFAPLSDSDDITSHSPDTDDEEDDDTDYGDSKADMTRRSDNKHTKCPYCDKTFKYPCHLKTHMRTHTGEKPFRCSVCSKSFARKECLKLHMRLHTGEKTFLCSVCSKRFPVKQSLKVHMRMHTGEKPFLCSVCSKRFPVKQSLKVHMRMHTGEKPFLCSVCSKRFTIKKSLKLHMRLHTGEKPFLCSACSKRFPTKQRLKLHMRMHTGEKTFMCFVCNKRFTQKGNLMTHMKTHTGEKG from the exons ATGTGTAATGTACAAATGTTGAGAGTGTTGGTGAATCAGCGACTAAATGAGGCTGTggaagaaatatttgtagtgttggaaagaacgatagcagagtacgaagATGAACTTTCccgaacaaaagaggagaaggagcgacaacgtcaactactggacgctgttttcaagaagctgccgagaacag ACGGCTTTGAAGAAAATCTTCCTGAGCAGCAGGAGTGGTCTACCAGGATGGAGCAGGAAGAGGCACAGCCAGCGCACACTAAGGGGGATGAAGAGTACGCAAAACCCCCTTACCTTAAAGGGGACATTAAGGAGCCACAGCTCATTCACATTGAAGAGGAAGATGAGGAGCCACTGCCCCAGCATGttaaggaggaaggggaggagccACAGCACCCTCACATTAAAGAAGAGGTGCCAGATTCCCCCATGTCAAAGAGaaaaagtcacagcccatctaccTTAAAAATTAAGAGGATGAGCCACAAACCCCCTCAAAAtaaagaagaggaggaacacagcatcagtcaagacggagagcatcttgaaggactggaggaggttgatgtcaccaagatgccattGACCGTTGtcattgtgaagagtgaagatgatgagggtgAAGGTGAGGAGAAGGGAGAGGTGGAGCCTCCAACTCcgcacatgacaacagaagctgatggagaccactgtggaggatcacaagcagacaagctcttcgctccactatcagatagtgacgacataacgtcacactctcctgacactgatgatgaagaagaTGATGACACTGATTATGGAGACTCTAAAGCTGACATGACACGTCGCAGTGACAACAAACACACGAAATGCCCTtactgtgacaaaacctttaaataccCATGTCatctgaaaacacacatgagaacgcacactggagaaaaaccattcagGTGCTCAGTTTGCAGTAAAAGCTTCGCACGAAAGGAATGTTTGAAATTACACATGAGACTGCACACTGGTGAAAAAACATTCCTCTGCTCAGTTTGTAGTAAAAGATTCCCTGTAAAGCAaagtttgaaagtacacatgagaatgcacaccggagaaaaaccattCCTGTGCTCAGTTTGTAGTAAAAGATTCCCTGTAAAGCAaagtttgaaagtacacatgagaatgcacactggagaaaaaccattcctGTGCTCAGTTTGTAGTAAAAGATTCACTATAAAGAAAAGTTTGAAATTACACATGAGActgcacactggagagaaaccattcCTGTGCTCAGCTTGTAGTAAAAGATTCCCTACAAAGCAACGTTTGAAATTACACATGAgaatgcacactggagaaaaaacgttcatgtgttttgtttgtaataAGAGATTCACTCAGAAAGGAAATTTGAtgacacacatgaaaacacacaccggagaaaaagggtga